From Oryza sativa Japonica Group chromosome 4, ASM3414082v1, one genomic window encodes:
- the LOC136356216 gene encoding allergen Asp f 7 homolog, whose product MSRRSPFLSHHHHPHLPPRRSPHAVTREGHLTPSTEKRSAMIRSPPSPLPLVLPLPQAAAALARPSSRRRRLPMSSHCHKPSSPSPARPPSTAADSRPPAPVPQPPLALLPAPLVLPLPRAAALTCPPSRPPVTASKT is encoded by the coding sequence ATGTCGCGCCGCTCACCGTTCCTctcacaccaccaccacccgcaccTCCCGCCGAGGAGGTCACCTCACGCCGTCACCCGAGAAGGTCACCTCACGCCGTCCACCGAGAAGAGAAGCGCCATgatccggtcgccgccgtcgccgcttcctCTCGTCCTCCCTCTGccacaagccgccgccgccctcgcccgcccgtcctcccgccgccgccggctccctaTGTCCTCCCACTGCCACAAGCCGTCGtcgccctcccccgcccgccctccctccaccgccgccgactcccGCCCGCCGGCCCCCGTCCCTCAGCCACCGCTCGCACTGTTGCCGGCTCCCCTCGTCCTCCCACTGCCACGAGCCGCCGCCCTCACCTGCccgccctcccgcccgccgGTTACGGCGTCGAAGACCTAG
- the LOC107280791 gene encoding G-type lectin S-receptor-like serine/threonine-protein kinase At2g19130: MPLLRHVLLGIVLLFLHTLASSAATDTVSPSQALAGSNRLVSNNSKFALGFLKPGNESYNNHNSYLGIWFNKVPKLTLLWTANGDNPVVDPTSPELTISGDGNLAILDHATKSIIWSTRANITTNDTIAVLLNNGNLVLRSSSNSSKIFWQSFDYPTDTLFAGAKIGWDKVTGLNRRIVSRKNSIDQAPGMYSLEVGLNGDGHLLWNSTVPYKSSGDWNGRYFGLAPEMIGVALPNFTFVYNDQEAYFTYTLRDDTAIVHTGIDVFGRGFAGTWLEGSQDWLIHYRQPIVHCDVFAICGPFTICDDKKDPNNNPFCDCMKGFSVKSPKDWELDDRTGGCMRNTPLSCGSSKDRSDLTDKFYPMQSIRLPNNAENVQAATSGDQCSQVCLSNCSCTAYSYGEDGCSIWHDELYNVKQLLDAASDGNGVVLYVRLAAKELQISERKKSGTLIGVAIGASTGTLFLITLLLILWRIKGKWIIAHPLEKSEDSIGIIAFRHIDLRRATKNFSEKLGGGSFGSVFKGNLSDSTIAVKRLDGARQGEKQFRAEVNSIGIIQHINLVKLVGFCCEGDNRLLVYEYMPNCSLDVCLFKANDIVLDWTTRYQIAIGVARGLAYLHTSCRDCIIHCDIKPENILLDASYVPKIADFGMAKILGREFSRAMTTMRGTIGYLAPEWISGTVVTSKVDVYSYGMVLFEIISGRRNSSHENFRDGDYSFFFPMQAARKLLDGDVGSLVDASLEGSVNLVEVERACKIACWCIQDNEFDRPTMGEVVQSLEGLLELDMPPLPRLLNAITGGSHPVTPQYFYSL, encoded by the coding sequence ATGCCTCTCCTTCGTCATGTCCTTCTTGGCATCGTACTCCTCTTCCTGCACACTCTGGCGAGCTCCGCCGCGACAGATACCGTGTCACCCAGCCAAGCACTTGCCGGCAGCAACAGGCTTGTCTCCAACAACAGCAAGTTTGCTCTCGGCTTCTTGAAGCCAGGTAATGAGTCCTACAACAACCACAACTCTTACCTTGGCATATGGTTCAACAAGGTCCCCAAACTTACCCTGCTGTGGACCGCCAACGGCGATAACCCAGTGGTGGACCCCACTTCACCGGAGCTCACGATCTCTGGTGATGGAAACCTGGCCATCCTGGATCATGCCACCAAATCCATCATATGGTCTACCCGTGCCAACATCACAACCAATGACACCATTGCCGTGCTTCTGAACAATGGCAACCTTGTCCTACGAAGCTCCTCAAACTCGTCCAAGATCTTTTGGCAGAGCTTCGACTACCCAACAGATACGCTTTTCGCCGGTGCGAAGATTGGCTGGGACAAGGTCACCGGCCTGAACCGCCGTATTGTTTCTAGGAAGAATTCGATTGACCAGGCCCCAGGTATGTACTCATTGGAGGTGGGGCTCAATGGGGATGGGCATCTGCTATGGAACTCAACTGTGCCATATAAGTCCAGCGGGGACTGGAATGGCCGATACTTTGGCTTAGCACCAGAGATGATTGGAGTTGCATTGCCAAATTTCACATTTGTTTACAATGACCAAGAGGCTTACTTCACATACACCTTGCGTGATGACACAGCGATCGTGCACACTGGAATAGATGTCTTCGGGAGAGGTTTCGCGGGTACGTGGCTGGAAGGGTCACAAGACTGGCTGATACATTACAGGCAGCCGATAGTTCATTGTGATGTGTTTGCAATCTGTGGACCTTTCACAATCTGCGACGACAAAAAGGATCCGAATAACAACCCATTCTGCGACTGTATGAAGGGCTTCTCTGTAAAATCACCGAAGGATTGGGAGCTTGATGATCGAACAGGAGGGTGCATGAGGAATACTCCGTTAAGTTGTGGCAGTAGCAAGGACAGGTCAGACCTCACAGATAAGTTCTACCCTATGCAAAGCATTAGGTTGCCTAACAACGCCGAAAATGTGCAGGCTGCTACCAGTGGAGATCAATGCTCACAGGTTTGCTTGAGCAACTGTTCCTGTACTGCATATTCCTATGGGGAAGATGGCTGCTCCATTTGGCATGATGAGTTGTATAATGTAAAGCAACTGTTGGATGCTGCTTCTGATGGAAATGGGGTAGTCCTTTACGTTCGCCTTGCTGCAAAAGAATTGCAAATTTCAGAAAGGAAGAAGAGTGGAACATTAATTGGTGTTGCCATTGGTGCAAGCACAGGCACTTTGTTTCTTATTACCCTTCTACTGATACTATGGAGGATAAAAGGGAAATGGATTATTGCTCACCCACTGGAAAAGTCTGAGGATAGCATTGGGATCATTGCATTTCGACATATTGATTTGCGACGTGCAACTAAAAACTTTTCAGAGAAATTGGGGGGAGGAAGTTTTGGTTCTGTATTTAAAGGGAACCTAAGCGACTCTACCATAGCAGTGAAAAGGCTCGATGGAGCCCGTCAGGGAGAGAAACAATTCAGGGCTGAAGTGAATTCAATTGGAATCATCCAGCATATTAACTTAGTTAAATTGGTCGGGTTTTGTTGCGAAGGTGATAATAGGTTACTTGTGTATGAATACATGCCAAACTGCTCCCTTGATGTGTGTTTATTCAAGGCTAATGATATAGTTTTGGATTGGACAACTAGATATCAAATAGCTATTGGAGTTGCCAGAGGCCTTGCCTACTTGCATACTAGTTGTCGGGATTGCATCATACATTGTGACATCAAGCCAGAGAATATACTTCTGGATGCATCTTATGTGCCTAAAATTGCAGATTTTGGAATGGCGAAGATTTTGGGGAGAGAATTTAGCCGTGCTATGACTACAATGAGAGGAACTATTGGATATCTGGCTCCTGAATGGATTAGTGGAACAGTTGTTACATCAAAAGTAGATGTTTACAGCTACGGGATGGTTTTGTTTGAGATCATATCAGGAAGGAGGAACTCGAGTCATGAAAATTTCAGGGATGGTGATTATTCATTCTTTTTTCCCATGCAAGCTGCACGCAAGCTTCTCGATGGAGACGTTGGAAGTCTTGTGGATGCCAGTTTGGAAGGCAGTGTGAACCTCGTTGAGGTTGAAAGAGCTTGCAAAATTGCATGCTGGTGTATTCAAGATAACGAATTTGATCGACCAACAATGGGCGAGGTGGTACAGTCTCTTGAGGGTCTACTTGAACTCGACATGCCTCCATTGCCAAGACTACTAAATGCTATCACAGGAGGCTCACATCCAGTGACACCACAATATTTTTATTCACTATAA
- the LOC4335832 gene encoding protein FAR1-RELATED SEQUENCE 5, which translates to MSSPAEPPPPEHPPTPAPAPAPASPPPHPAASGNEAAAPPKPNPPITPAPARNASAAPPSGSPATAAAAAPVPSRKESGSTSAAAPAAATRKASGVAAATTGVLPRKPPGTTAPVAARNIPATTAASRTATRATTTTTATSVSRRPAAAAAAVASRIPLRATDATTTHAASRNPLTGAAAATATVAAVGRGGFRAAPTRPEEYTPRMGMEFESEHEAYEFYRYYGWKVGFNVRKEYANKSKKTGEITSRKFACSREGYRANVKRGNHMVPMPDSRTGCNAHLVIRRKKPGAKLEVYAFQPRHNHPLFATSCMPNPLQPNVVHWTTLPDAVTPPDLLMDGGEVGGQNSTEENSTASAGEGRRQPLRTRRQWEMKYGEAGALLNYFQDQSLANPSFYHSVQLDVEDKVANVFWADPRMITDYSQFGDVIAFDVVSRNSISLRHFASFVGCNNFGEPIVFGLALMYDETAESFQWLFETFLHAMSGRAPKTFFSHQDAVVAKAVSIVMPDTTHVICAWHLKHAATRNINQLKSDSDFMKEFKACINLYEEETEFLTSWDAMINKHNLHDNVWLKKVFEEKEKWARPYMRGVFSAGMKGTRLNDRFQSDVRDHLRPEVNILLLLRHLETVINDRRRKELEVEYSSRLKLLYFKIKAPILTQAFEAYTNTIFPLFQEEYEEFQSAYIVNRDESGPCREYVVSVVEKEKRYTVYGNPTEQTVSCSCKKFERNGFLCSHALKILDAMDIKYLPDRYIMKRWTKYARTLMSGDVQGQAIQADKLSESSSRYQYMCPKYVRLVARASECEESYRVLDQCWVDLSNKVEEILQKQTCVDATLTQTDVQNLKVSLPSITNGTQAENIMDKSSGTTAKESKKKGQKNKIQSRNCIEKGLRKKQKVHSEQPSEYALLGGSQSGNMFQAFEGPPNMSPLGTQTPTYKTYRGIDLSSPMGPISYDEMPSGLDPTFTTHLGFATYHTSQVSSSSPHNQAL; encoded by the exons ATGAGCTCGCCGGCAGAGCCCCCTCCACCGGAGCACCCCCCTACTCCAGCTCCAGCGCCAGCGCCCGCTTCCCCGCCTCCACACCCCGCCGCCTCAGGCAATGAGGCCGCCGCCCCACCAAAACCTAACCCCCCAATCACACCCGCGCCTGCCCGGAatgcctccgccgcgccgccatccggATCGccggctaccgccgccgccgcagcccccgTGCCATCCCGAAAGGAATCCGGGTCtacatccgccgccgcccccgcggcggcgacccggaAGGCCTCGGGggtagccgccgccaccaccggtgTGCTACCTCGGAAGCCCCCCGGGACCACtgcccccgtcgccgcccggAACATCCCGGCGACCACCGCGGCGTCCCGGACCGCCACgagggccaccaccaccactaccgcCACCTCGGTGTCCCGaaggcccgccgccgccgccgccgcagtggcCTCCCGAATTCCCTTGAGGGCAACTGATGCCACGACGACCCACGCGGCATCCCGAAATCCCTTgacgggagccgccgccgccaccgccaccgttgCCGCGGTGGGGAGGGGCGGATTCCGGGCCGCTCCTACACGCCCGGAGGAGTACACGCCGCGGATGGGGATGGAGTTCGAGAGCGAGCACGAGGCGTACGAGTTCTACCGCTACTACGGCTGGAAAGTAGGGTTCAACGTCCGGAAGGAGTACGCCAACAAGAGCAAGAAGACCGGCGAGATCACCTCCCGGAAGTTCGCCTGCTCCCGCGAGGGCTACAGGGCCAACGTCAAGCGGGGCAACCACATGGTGCCGATGCCGGACTCGAGGACCGGCTGCAACGCGCACCTCGTCATCCGCCGCAAGAAGCCCGGCGCCAAGCTGGAGGTTTACGCCTTCCAGCCGCGGCACAACCACCCGCTCTTCGCTACATCCTGCATGCCCAATCCTCTGCAGCCCAATGTCGTGCACTGGACGACATTGCCCGATGCCGTTACGCCGCCTGATCTTCTGATGGACGGGGGTGAGGTGGGAGGGCAGAATTCTACCGAAGAGAATAGTACCGCGAGTGCAGGGGAAGGGCGCCGGCAGCCGCTGCGAACCAGGAGGCAATGGGAGATGAAGTATGGAGAAGCTGGTGCTTTGTTAAATTATTTTCAAGACCAGTCTCTGGCTAACCCCTCGTTCTACCATTCCGTGCAGTTGGATGTCGAGGATAAGGTGGCAAATGTTTTCTGGGCCGATCCAAGGATGATTACTGACTACAGTCAGTTCGGTGATGTTATTGCATTTGATGTGGTGTCTAGGAACAGTATAAGCCTCCGTCATTTTGCCTCTTTTGTCGGTTGTAACAATTTTGGTGAGCCTATTGTTTTTGGGTTAGCGCTCATGTATGACGAGACTGCAGAGTCTTTCCAGTGGCTGTTTGAGACTTTCTTGCATGCAATGTCTGGACGAGCACCCAAAACTTTCTTTTCACATCAAGATGCGGTTGTAGCAAAGGCTGTCTCTATAGTGATGCCAGACACAACCCATGTTATATGTGCATGGCACCTAAAGCATGCTGCAACGAGGAACATAAATCAGCTTAAAAGTGACAGTGATTTCATGAAGGAGTTCAAGGCATGCATCAATTTGTATGAAGAGGAGACGGAATTTCTCACTTCTTGGGATGCTATGATCAATAAGCATAACCTTCATGATAATGTATGGTTGAAAAaggtatttgaagaaaaagaaaaatgggcTAGACCTTATATGAGAGGGGTCTTTTCAGCTGGAATGAAAGGCACACGATTGAACGACCGCTTCCAGTCTGATGTGCGGGATCATTTGAGACCTGAGGTAAATATTCTTTTATTGTTGAGGCATCTTGAGACAGTTATTAATGATAGGCGGCGGAAAGAATTGGAGGTTGAGTATAGTTCAAGGCTAAAGTTGCTGTACTTTAAAATTAAAGCTCCTATCCTGACACAAGCTTTTGAGGCTTATACCAATACGATCTTTCCGCTTTTTCAAGAAGAATACGAAGAATTCCAGTCAGCTTACATTGTAAACCGTGATGAAAGTGGCCCTTGTCGTGAGTATGTCGTTTCAGTTGTTGAGAAAGAGAAGCGATATACAGTTTATGGAAACCCTACTGAGCAGACTGTTTCATGCTCATGTAAGAAGTTTGAAAGAAATGGTTTCTTGTGTAGCCACGCGCTGAAAATTTTAGATGCAATGGATATAAAATATCTACCAGACAGATATATTATGAAGCGCTGGACAAAATATGCTAGGACTTTGATGTCTGGAGATGTTCAAGGTCAAGCAATTCAAGCAGATAAATTATCAGAATCCTCCAGTCGCTATCAATACATGTGCCCAAAGTATGTTAGGCTTGTTGCTCGAGCATCAGAATGTGAGGAATCCTACAGAGTACTGGACCAATGTTGGGTAGATCTTAGCAACAAAGTTGAAGAAATCCTACAGAAACAAACTTGTGTCGATGCAACTCTGACCCAGACTGATGTTCAGAACCTTAAGGTTTCCTTACCTTCTATTACAAACGGCACTCAAGCAGAAAATATCATGGACAAATCAAGTGGCACAACAGCAAAAGAGTCAAAGAAGAAGGGGCAGAAAAATAAGATCCAATCAAGAAATTGCATTGAAAAAGGTTTACGAAAGAAGCAGAAGGTTCACTCAGAACAACCTTCAGAGTATGCTTTGTTAGGTGGTTCTCAATCTGGAAACATGTTTCAG GCTTTCGAGGGTCCTCCTAACATGTCCCCACTGGGTACCCAAACTCCGACCTATAAAACCTACAGG GGGATTGATCTTTCAAGTCCGATGGGCCCAATTAGCTATGATGAAATGCCCTCTGGCTTAGATCCGACTTTCACGACG CATCTAGGTTTTGCAACCTATCACACTTCTCAGGTGTCAAGTAGCAGCCCACACAACCAG GCCTTGTAG
- the LOC4335833 gene encoding uncharacterized protein: MGDRGEEEEEELQMALRMSLQGSPPAQQPEPKRSKPPPPPAEEGVAAADAEAEARRKQRELRAAAAEKRLRAVAPSPAAAAPRPPAPEVVAREVEVEVKADPGPSGVSMEEAKAEEVEEEKGERLPTDVAEKLWLMVFGNKLEKEVLAQWSNQGIRFSSDPETTMGLVQHEGGPCGVLATVQAYVLKYLLFFSDELGNPEVSDPFYALGQRRFYQSSFAARDDFSSLTDDRKMRALVHAMLEILFLCGTGNRAVVATIGSVNEAKTAAVLEGLSVDSAMDLQKVLRISTFTSRKDAFNSLIANISLFESRLGAMLFLISALLSRGLERIQADRDDPSLPLVTAPFGHASQEVVNLLLCGEAVSNVFDGKVDFGGGMFLNGIPNDVEVGFLTLLESLNFCKVGQYLKCPKWPIWVVGSESHYSVLFALNPNVQEENELEERESKIRRAFDAQDQSGGGGFISVEGFQQVLRDTDINFPSDKLEDLCNAGIIVWSEFWQALLQLDKRAGGMKDPTGLMGKKQFTIYHFNGIAKSVLNGNANIGGSTIQRPRLCKLNVSVPPRWTQDEYLADVVSASTSGSKDDSVLSLAPPVQTSQHAPLVDCIRTRWPRAVCSWVGDMPSIV, translated from the exons ATGGGGGatcggggggaggaggaggaggaggagctgcagATGGCGCTCCGCATGAGCCTCcagggctcgccgccggcgcagcaGCCCGAGCCGAAGCGGAGcaagccgcccccgccgcccgccgaggagggggtggcggcggcggacgcggaggcggaggcgcgccgCAAGCAGCGCGAGCTcagggcggccgccgccgagaaGCGGCTCCGCGCGGtcgccccctcccccgccgcggcggctccGCGGCCGCCGGCCCCGGAGGTggtcgccagggaggtggaggtggaggtgaagGCGGACCCGGGGCCATCGGGGGTATCTATGGAGGAGGcgaaggcggaggaggtggaggaggagaaaggggagCGGTTGCCTACGGACGTGGCCGAGAAGCTGTGGCTAATGGTGTTCGGCAACAAGCTTGAGAAGGAGGTGTTGGCGCAGTGGAGCAATCAGGGCATCAG ATTTAGCTCTGATCCTGAAACAACCATGGGACTGGTACAGCATGAAGGTGGCCCTTGTGGTGTCCTAGCTACAGTACAG GCCTATGTTCTTaaatatcttttgtttttctctgATGAATTGGGTAATCCGGAGGTTAGTGATCCGTTTTATGCCCTGGGACAAAGGCGCTTTTATCAGAGCTCTTTTGCTGCGAGGGATGATTTTTCTTCTCTGACTGATGACAGAAAGATGAG AGCACTGGTTCATGCCATGCTGGAAATTCTATTTTTATGCGGAACGGGGAACAGAGCAGTTGTAGCAACCATTGGAAGTGTCAATGAAGCG AAAACTGCTGCAGTCTTGGAAGGCCTTTCTGTTGACTCAGCTATGGATCTGCAGAAAGTTCTTAGAATAAGTACATTTACCTCAAGGAAGGATGCATTCAACAGTCTTATAGCAAACATTTCTTTGTTTGAAAGTCGATTAGGAGCCATGCTATTCCTTATAtctgctcttctctctcgaGGATTG GAACGTATTCAAGCGGATAGGGATGATCCAAGCCTACCATTGGTCACTGCCCCATTTGGGCATGCTTCACAG GAAGTTGTGAATTTATTGCTATGTGGAGAGGCTGTGTCAAATGTATTTGATGGCAAGGTGGACTTTGGTGGTGGCATGTTCCTGAATGGGATACCAAATGATGTTGAAGTTGGTTTCCTTACCCTTCTGGAATCACTAAACTTCTGCAAGGTTGGTCAATACTTAAAGTGCCCGAAATGGCCAATATGGGTGGTAGGAAGTGAAAGTCACTACTCCGTCCTTTTTGCCCTAAATCCCAATGTTCAAGAAGAGAATGAGCTGGAAGAGCGGGAATCTAAAATAAGGAGGGCATTTGATGCACAAGATCAAAGTGGAGGTGGAGGCTTTATTAGCGTTGAGGGGTTCCAACAAGTTCTGAGGGACACTGACATAAATTTTCCTTCTGATAAGCTTGAGGACCTCTGTAATGCTGGCATTATAGTATGGAGTGAATTCTGGCAGGCGCTGCTACAATTGGATAAAAGGGCTGGAGGCATGAAGGATCCTACAGGCCTTATGGGCAAGAAGCAATTCACTATCTACCATTTCAATGGAATCGCGAAGTCCGTGCTTAATGGGAATGCTAACATTGGAGGTTCAACAATACAGAGACCCAGACTGTGCAAGTTAAATGTCAGTGTCCCGCCAAGGTGGACTCAAGATGAGTATCTAGCTGATGTTGTAAGCGCGTCCACCAGCGGGAGCAAGGATGACAGTGTTCTTTCACTTGCTCCACCTGTTCAAACTTCTCAGCATGCACCGTTGGTGGACTGCATTAGAACCCGATGGCCACGGGCAGTTTGTAGCTGGGTTGGAGATATGCCTAGTATTGTCTGA